The Bacteroidota bacterium genomic interval TGAATCAGGATGTCGAGGTCGCCAAAAGGACGCAGTCCGACGTTTTCATAGAGGTATTGTCCGAGGGCAGGCCCTTTGAATGGCATGGCTTCGAGGCCCGCGCCAGAAATGTCGGCAAGCAGGCCTGTCAGTTCTTTTGTCTGAAAGAGATTGGCTACGCCAAGGTTGCCGGCGTGTGCTTTGATTTTGGCAGCCGCTTGCTCTGGCACTTCAATTTGCGGGTTGCTGCGAAGAAAGAAATACAGCAGGGGCGTAATGCGGTGGTGGTCAGCAAGGGCGTAGACATACATCCAGTCGAGGCTGGCGTCTTCGAAGGTGTCGTTGACCTTTGTTTGGTACCCCTGGGTTTTTGCACATGCCAGGAGAAGGCGATGTTCGGCGCGTTTTGGCTGAAACATAGAAGATTTGCTGTAGCTAGGGGGCTGGGGCACGCTATTGCCCGGAAATCTGCATGCCCTAGTTACTCATTCCATTGCAAGAAGTTGGCTGATACAACAGATGTAATACAGTTTGGATCGAAAGAGCACACACCTGTGACATTTAAAACCCAAATCGACTGTTAAATACGTCGGTCCAGAAACTCCTCGTAGGATGCGGATGCTGCTGCATTGGTTGATCTACTGTATGTGAGGCGAAAGAAATATTGATAACTTAATTAATGGTTATCGTCTCACAATGAGATATGAAATCAGCCAAAACACGTGATCTGAACCTGCGTGGATGGACGCACTGGCGCTATCCAGATAACCACAGCTAACAACTGATTTAAAAATAGATTCGATATTTATGAACAGATTGTGGTATAAATATCTGTATACATAACAGCTGTAGCAGGGTGCAGCCATCCGATGTTTTGCATCGGATGGCTGAATGCCTGTTGTAGCTTCCACACACATTACCTGCTATACAATCAAGCCGAATGCTCCCCGGATAATAAATGGCACAGGCTTTGATTCGATTGGCGGCCAAGTAAGTGAAAAGAAAATACCCGTTTCCAGAAGGTGCGGGTGTGATGCCTTTCAACCTGCCTGCCAATCTGAACTCAAAGGTTGTTCTGTTGCTGAAAGTCTATTATTCATTCAACCTCCGAGGCTGATTTGGCTTTACATTCGGGATTCGAAACCGGTCAATGGCAGCCGGACGTGCAGCAACGGCTATTGAGTCGGCGCGAGCGTCGGTTTGTGCAACTCCTCTTTGGGGTAGCTGCTGCCAAGCGCCAGTTTTACCGAAACAGCGAAAGTAGCACCTCTTTCAGAGACGTGCTTCAGTCGCTTGGTAAAACGCTAGATGTTGACCGCGTTTTCCTGGCGCGGCACGTGCATGGTCGACCGGGTTCTTTTGTTCAACATCGAATCCGAATGCTGCATACCTGGAAATCTCTCAGGTTTCGGCAAAAGAACATAACTACAGAAACGGCAAATCCTGTCCGCAAACGTTACGCCTCCTGGTACCTCCAGTTGTCGCAGGGCATCCCTGTTGGCGGTGTTCGTCACCCGTTTGATACGCAAGCTGCTGACGCTTTTAAGCAGTTGGGCGTAAAGTTTGCGCTATTACTGCCGATCATGATTAATGAGACCTATTGGGGCGTCCTGGGACTGGAAGCTACTGATTCCCGTCGCGATTGGTCATTTCATGACGAGACAGCATTACAAAGGATTGCTATGGAATTGGGAAGCATAATAGCCCAAAGCGATTTACACATGGCCGCAACGGATACAGAAGACATTGCCATTCCGAAAGACGCATTACAGCGGCTCGAGCTTGAGTCGACGATCCTGGCGCAGGTGAGCGAGGCGATTGTTGCAACGGATTTGTCTGGCCGGCTTGTGTTCTTCAATGCGGGAGCAGAAATCATCTTTGGCCTCACATCTGATGAAGTCATTGGGCAACATATTTCAGCCCTCACCCGCAACAAGTCTCTGCAATTTGCAACCGATCCCAATATCCTCGCGGCCATCAGTGAGCGGGGAACGTGGTCGGGACGCGATGCGCTGGTATTGAAAGATTGGCGCACCCGAGAGGTAACGCTAACCATTACCCCGCTCCGCGAAAACCATACAGAAGTCGGTTATATCGGTGTCTACCGTGATGTATTACGCGATGTAACGGTCAATCGGCAGCAGGAGCTCCGGATTGAACACCGGCTCCGCGTTGAAAGCGCGCTTGTAGAGGCTTCCCAGAAACTCGTATCAGACGAGTTGATCGATTTTGAGAAGTTGCTGGGCCTGATGGGGGAAGCGGTAGGCGCAGAAACTGTCTATTTTGTTGAAATCCCTTCAGATAAACTGCTTCTGCAAGAAGTACCGGTGGATGAACACGGCGTGATGCTGCCCCGCGTATGGAAACGCAAAGTAGAAGCATCTGACGAAAACATATTTATTGATCTTGGGCCGGGTGTCGACAGCACGGTGCAGCGCCTTGTGTGCAAATGGAACGGCAAAAAGTTGTCTCGCACCCTTTCTGCCGGCGAACAGACCACGCTTGCTGTCCCCGTACTCTCGCCGCAAGGCAAATTGCATGGATACCTCGGCGTGGAATATGGCGGACGCCCGCCTGAATGGCAGGAAGCTGACAGCCGGGTACTAAGTGTATTGGGTGATTTACTTTCTACCTACTTCGAGCGCCAGATATCTGAAAAAGCGCTGCGGGATAGCGAAGAGCGGTATCGAACATTTGTTGACACGACATCTGAAGCGATCTGGCGTATTGAGCTGGAAGAAGGCGTGGATGTATCGGTGTCGCAAGACGAGCAGGTTCGCATTATAGCTGCACGAGGAAGTCTTGCTGAGTGCAATTCTGTAATGGCTGCCTTGTTGGGCACAGCCTCACATGAAAGGCTGGAGGGGAAACCCATGAGCCGGGTGATGCCACATCTCGAAATTGGTGTCATCCAGGAGTTTGTACGCTCGGGATACCGGTTGCTTAACCATGAATACGCGGCTTCAACCGACGAGCAGGCTGTTCGGCATTTTGTGATTAATGCGGTAGGCACTATCGATGAAAACAAGCTGGTCCGTATCTGGGGCAGTTGTATCGAAGTAACGGAGCGTATCCGGCTTGAGCAGCAGATGGTAGAGACGCTTGAAGAGCAGCAGCAGACCATTGGGCGAGACCTGCACGACGGGGTTGGCCAGTTGCTTACTGGTGTTCGAATGTTGAGCCAGAATTTGGCAGAGAAATTAAAAGATGAAGGAGACAGCTATGGGCAGGCCAAAAAAGTCGCAGACTTTGCCGGCCAGGCCTCACAGCGGGTGCGCGAGATTTATCGTGGCCTGACGCCTACGCAGCTGTTCTACGAAGGATTGGCAACCGCATTAAACGAGCTTGCTCACAATACCAATGCGCTTCCCGGTGTCACATGCCAGTACGTTACCGATGGCATGATCGACGTATGGGAGCGCGACACGAAAATGCATTTGTATCGCATTGTTCAGGAAGCAACCAACAATGCGCTCAAACACGCTGAGGCAACAGAGATCACCATTTCAATGGATCTCAGTGACAATGTTATTGTGCTCCAGGTGTCCGATAACGGGAAAGGATTCGATCCGTCTATTCGCACAGGCAAATCGCTTGGGCTGAATAGTATGGCTTATCGCGCCAGAACCATAAAAGGTGGCTTCGAAATTAAGTCAGAGAAAGGGGCCGGAACGATAGTACGGTGTACCTTACAAGAAAATAAAATAAG includes:
- a CDS encoding PAS domain S-box protein; its protein translation is MALHSGFETGQWQPDVQQRLLSRRERRFVQLLFGVAAAKRQFYRNSESSTSFRDVLQSLGKTLDVDRVFLARHVHGRPGSFVQHRIRMLHTWKSLRFRQKNITTETANPVRKRYASWYLQLSQGIPVGGVRHPFDTQAADAFKQLGVKFALLLPIMINETYWGVLGLEATDSRRDWSFHDETALQRIAMELGSIIAQSDLHMAATDTEDIAIPKDALQRLELESTILAQVSEAIVATDLSGRLVFFNAGAEIIFGLTSDEVIGQHISALTRNKSLQFATDPNILAAISERGTWSGRDALVLKDWRTREVTLTITPLRENHTEVGYIGVYRDVLRDVTVNRQQELRIEHRLRVESALVEASQKLVSDELIDFEKLLGLMGEAVGAETVYFVEIPSDKLLLQEVPVDEHGVMLPRVWKRKVEASDENIFIDLGPGVDSTVQRLVCKWNGKKLSRTLSAGEQTTLAVPVLSPQGKLHGYLGVEYGGRPPEWQEADSRVLSVLGDLLSTYFERQISEKALRDSEERYRTFVDTTSEAIWRIELEEGVDVSVSQDEQVRIIAARGSLAECNSVMAALLGTASHERLEGKPMSRVMPHLEIGVIQEFVRSGYRLLNHEYAASTDEQAVRHFVINAVGTIDENKLVRIWGSCIEVTERIRLEQQMVETLEEQQQTIGRDLHDGVGQLLTGVRMLSQNLAEKLKDEGDSYGQAKKVADFAGQASQRVREIYRGLTPTQLFYEGLATALNELAHNTNALPGVTCQYVTDGMIDVWERDTKMHLYRIVQEATNNALKHAEATEITISMDLSDNVIVLQVSDNGKGFDPSIRTGKSLGLNSMAYRARTIKGGFEIKSEKGAGTIVRCTLQENKIRQELTQIVHKEDVAKNGAS